Proteins from a genomic interval of Chionomys nivalis chromosome 7, mChiNiv1.1, whole genome shotgun sequence:
- the LOC130877735 gene encoding serine protease 29-like, translated as MLISGFQSSPSQMWRLLCLTLLFVGCTAAGTPEPVSEDVPVGIVGGHSAPQGKWPWQVSLRIYSYYTASWVHICGGSIIHPQWVLTAAHCIHKRDADPSSFRIHAGDVYLYGGKELLRVSQVIIHQDYVNGILGSDVALLRLEKPLDLSANIKPVKLTSGSLEVNSRYPCWVTGWGMVHLFASLPPPYRLQQVRVKIVDNAICEQLYHNATRHRYHNHKFIQDDMLCAGSEGRGTCYGDSGGPLVCRVAGSWNLVGVVSWGYLCALRETPGVYARVQSFLPWITGQMKLFS; from the exons ATGCTCATCTCCGGGTTCCAGTCTTCTCCATCGCAG ATGTGGCGCCTGCTGTGTCTGACCCTCCTCTTTGTTGGGTGTACCGCTGCTGGAACCCCAG AACCTGTGTCTGAGGATGTACCGGTGGGCATCGTGGGGGGTCACAGCGCCCCACAGGGGAAGTGGCCATGGCAGGTCAGCCTAAGGATCTACAGCTACTACACGGCCTCCTGGGTGCACATCTGTGGGGGCTCCATCATTCACCCACAGTGGGTGctgactgctgcccactgcatTCACAA GAGAGATGCTGACCCTTCATCCTTCCGGATCCATGCTGGGGATGTCTACCTCTATGGGGGCAAGGAGCTGCTGAGAGTGAGCCAGGTCATCATACACCAGGACTATGTGAATGGTATCCTGGGTTCAGACGTGGCTCTGCTCCGGCTGGAGAAACCCCTGGACTTGTCTGCCAACATCAAGCCTGTCAAACTGACCTCTGGGTCTCTCGAGGTCAACTCGAGGTACCCATGCTGGGTGACTGGCTGGGGCATGGTCCACTTGTTCG CATCACTGCCACCTCCCTACCGCCTGCAGCAGGTTCGGGTGAAGATAGTGGACAATGCCATCTGTGAGCAGCTATACCACAATGCCACCAGGCACCGCTACCATAACCATAAATTCATCCAGGATGATATGCTGTGTGCTGGCAGCGAAGGCCGTGGGACCTGCTAT ggTGACTCAGGTGGCCCCCTGGTCTGCAGGGTGGCAGGCTCCTGGAACTTGGTGGGAGTGGTGAGCTGGGGCTACCTCTGTGCCCTGAGAGAAACCCCTGGGGTCTATGCCCGCGTGCAGTCCTTCCTGCCCTGGATCACTGGTCAGATGAAGTTGTTCTCCTGA